The following are from one region of the Chanos chanos chromosome 10, fChaCha1.1, whole genome shotgun sequence genome:
- the LOC115823350 gene encoding latent-transforming growth factor beta-binding protein 3, whose product MERLWAVLFVVVTACLFDGVINQSTLAPAVTNATTSQSVTTTSPIISTTPPGCSVLNASTCEPCAPGLYYDNNTLLCSCCPVVGSCMFPGACLPCDLGFYQPLAGQQRCVPCMPGFFSNFSGSPVCQACPAGSYNNMTGSISCRSCQPGFHASGQNATSCSPCPQGMHKPSHLTMCQICNIGFYQIRWGQENCDVCPENHYCPSPDVNPIQCPSDAFCPEGSTAPGYCMETFFRKAGETCELAPVTIALLVIGGGVALLFIILMVLRRKKDTDGELSLSRAPLLRKDRPAGRSYGLPCDAEPVYAGW is encoded by the exons ATGGAGCGACTCTGGGCAGTTCTGTTTGTGGTTGTCACGGCTTGTTTATTCG ATGGAGTAATAAACCAGAGCACCCTGGCCCCTGCTGTGACCAACGCTACAACCAGCCAGAGTGTGACCACCACCAGTCCCATCATCAGCACCACCCCACCCGGCTGCTCTGTCCTAAATGCCTCCACCTGTGAACCCTGTGCCCCTGGCCTTTATTATGACAACA ACACTCTGCTGTGTTCCTGTTGTCCTGTGGTGGGGAGCTGCATGTTCCCAGGGGCGTGTCTGCCCTGTGACCTAGGCTTCTATCAGCCCCTGGCTGGGCAGCAGCGCTGTGTGCCCTGTATGCCTGGCTTCTTCTCCAA TTTCTCTGGGAGCCCCGTGTGTCAGGCCTGTCCTGCAGGGTCTTACAACAACATGACTGGCTCCATCTCCTGTAGAAGCTGTCAACCAG gttTCCATGCATCAGGACAGAACGCCACATCATGCAGTCCATGTCCACAAG GTATGCACAAACCCTCCCACCTGACAATGTGTCAGATCTGCAATATAGGTTTTTATCAGATCCGCTGGGGACAGGAGAACTGCGACGTGTGTCCTGAAAACCACTACTGTCCT AGCCCTGACGTAAATCCCATTCAGTGCCCCAGTGATGCCTTCTGCCCTGAGGGAAGTACAGCTCCGGGTTACTGCATGGAGACCTTCTTCAGAAAGGCAGGGGAGACATGCGAGCTTGCCCCTGTCACCATCGCTCTATTGGTCATTGGTGGGGGAG TGGCTCTCCTCTTCATTATCCTCATGGTTTTGCGACGGAAGAAGGACACAGACGGTGAGCtgtctctctcgcgcgcgcctCTGTTGCGAAAAGACCGTCCTGCAGGTCGTTCCTATGGCCTACCCTGTGATGCAGAGCCCGTATATGCCGGCTGGTGA